In Setaria italica strain Yugu1 chromosome IX, Setaria_italica_v2.0, whole genome shotgun sequence, the genomic stretch gccgctgccgcgctcGCACGGCCCTGCGCGTCCAGTCGGCTCCAGCGCGGCCGCCCCCGTGCGTCGTTcgttgccgccgcctcccagccCGACTCCGCGCGTCCGGCCAGTCCCCAAGTCTGGGCttcgttctttgatgttgctgACTTTGATTTTGTATGTTTAGTTCTAGGTGCgtaactttttttatttgaaagaGATGTATAGCTTTTTGTTCCATCTAAAcaaaggccttgtttagttcccaatttgggagtggccaaattgacattttgccataaatgcgctactgtagcatttcgtttgtatttgtgaattattgtccaaatattgactaattaggctcaaaagattcgtctcgcaaagtacaacaaaactgtgcaattagtttttgatttcgtctacatttagtattccatgcatgtaccgcaagtttgatgtgatggggaatcttctttttgcataatgtcaaagttgggaatttgagggtaactaaacatgaccaAAGTTCATAATTTCAAGCTGTCACACCCCCTAATTCATCAGATTTGGGCCTCACAATAGTCTTGCATGGCAACCCTCgtgaaaagaaacaacaaacacTACCGCATAAGAGCATCGCAATGTTCCAGTGTGCACCTTCGCACGTCCCGGAGCTGCGAACTTGGTCACCATCCGGCACCTTTGCATCCCACGCGTTGGATGATTATTATGACGTGAGATATGGATTTCCTTGACATACTTTGCATATGTGTATCATATCCTTAATTATTTACCGATTGCCAGTCGAAAGAGGGGGATTGTTAAACAAGAGGACCTGGACCGACCATCTGACAAATAAACGAGCAAGGGAGTGCTTTAATTGGcctcatttttttatttggcaGCGAAGTTTCGGCGTCCCttccttttccatttttctttcgACTGGGAATATTATAAGTAATTAATAAAGTGTCATTGCATTTGGTCTGCCATGTGGCTAGTCAAGTCGCCGTGCACCATCTGCCTTCGTCTGCAGTTCTGCGTTCAAGGTCGCTGATTTgaccatctctctctctctgagttTAAAATTTCGGCGTTTGGGGATCGAATAGGAAAAGGGAGCAGACCTGATACACAtctttgatactaattaggagtattaaatatagactatttataaaaatctattacacatatggagtctaattcgcgagacgaatctattaagcctaattagtccataatttgacaatgtgctaaacatgtgctaatcatggattaattaggctcaatagattcgtctcgtgaattagtataggggttctgcaattagttttataattagttcatatttagtccttctaattaacatccgaacatccgatatgatacttctaaaatttagtacctcgtatcccaacaccctCTAATTAGTTAGtcggcatgttcgcttcagtttattcagccagcttatcaaccaccaaacagtatttttctctcacaacaaatcagccgtttcaacttttcagccggcttataagcttaagcgaacaggcccttccGAGAGACCGATTAAGGGTCGCATTCCTGTTACCGCCCCTCTAGCCTTGTGAAGCGGTCGGTGTGCTGATTAAGGTAGTCCATCTTCCCGGCACTGCCATGGTGCTTCATGACATTATATTTTTTGTAGCAATTCAAGCCGCGCAAAATTCATACGTACTACAAAATGTTACCTCTATAATATATAATAGTATATATTTAGTTAGTTTCAtaaattgtatatatatgttaGCAGATTTCATGACAATTGTATATATTTTAGTTGGTTTCAGTAAATTGTGCATATGTTACCCTGGTACAAAAGGATGAGGTTTTTAATCTCGGCACTTCCAAAACGATTTTGGAACGGGTGCTAATAAACAGCGAGAACCCTCTTCCTGGCCCTCTCTGCTCGAGCTGAGTATGTGCATATCTTCACAACATGAGCTTGTAGATGCTCATGCTCGTGTAGGTTTGGCCGGAACGCCAAACCTTAGCCAAGGCGCACCACGGCCATGGCTGCTAACGAGTTCAAGCATTGGTGAGATAGCGGGGAGACCTGGTGTGCGAGCTCCCATAGGTGCTTTAGAGCTGAGCCTCATCGTGGTTTAGCCACTGGCTTGCTGTGCGCCCTGTTTCACCACCTTGTTTGAGTGTCAGCGCTACCGTCACCGTTGCGGATTGCCATCTGGTGATTGCCCTTGACGATGAGTCCACCAGTTGATGTGTCGTGACATGAAAAGTCTAACCGTGCAGGTCTTGTCGTTGGAGAAGCTCGCCGATAGCGAGTTCTCCGTCAGTCAATGCTGCCGAGCCTCGATTAAGGCTCGGAGAACAATGTAGAGTGTTCAGGGACTGGAAGCATGAATAGGAAGAAGGCTAGGGAGTTTTGCGAAAAGTTTGCTCAGTTTAGTTTTTAAAATGCATTTCAAAAGGATTTATTTTGCATAATTCATAAGTAATTGTACAAAACTTGTTGACTTCATCCTTTTTATGTGTGATGCATGAAAAATCATTAAGGCCTTAGGAAAAATAGTTTTTACTCTTTTATTTAAACCTCTTTTAAAATTAGGATTTAATTCATTTAGTTAACTCCTTAATAGTTAAAATCAAAACATATAAAATTGAAGGCTACAAGTTATTTTATAGTTACTTTATTAAGATTTAGGATAAATACTATTCAATTGTTTTATAGTTTGTATTTGGTTAATTAAACAACTCTTGTTATAGGAAAATATTGGAAGCCCCTGATTGAGTAATCTAGCCTTTATAAAAATTAGATGATGGTTATTTTGTTTTAATATCATCCATTGCATCATATCGTGTAGATTGGAGCCTTTGGAGGTGGAGTTCGTCAAGACCCTGGGTGAGCCAGGTCAAGAAGGCAAATGCGTGATCACGAGCTGAACAAGGTCGAGAAGTTTCCCTGAAGGTCCCATTAAGGCTACAGAGCTCGAGGAAAGGCAAGGCAAGCCCCCAAGCATTTAATCCTATTTAACCATGCTTCACTTATGAGTCTAAATTTATTATTTCTTGATTGTGAACTAAATCTAGGAGTTCATTAGAGTCCTTTTATGTAAATTTACCTTCCTTATTTTAATTACATCTTTGCCACCTACGTAAAAAAGAATATAAGGTTATGGCTGCTTTGCTAGTGATGTAGAAGTCATATAATTCCCAATTAATTGCATAAGGATAACATCTAAAATTTGTTAGTATGTAAAACAACTTGTTTAAAGAAGTGCCGGGCAGGACTCATGATCCATGTTGGTTGATGCTGATAAATGTTGTTTTATGAGGTTTGATGGTTTTAGTCCTGTCCTGATAATGAACCTAAGACCCATTTGATTGTTGGCCTTTTGGTCAAGGTTTAAATGCACTAATCACGTACCGGTATATGGGATCCGGTAAACTGATATACTTCTTACTTCTGAAGTACCGAAGTTTGAACTGTGACTCGCCATGCTTGCCATGGACTGGTATGCGGTGTTGTGGGCATTAACTCATAGGTCCTTTGACTGGATAACGATGTACACGGAGACACAATCCCCCTCTAAGCTCAGTTCAGGCAACGGAAGCTAAGGGGAGAAAGTTGTCACGTGTGATCCAATGGGATGCGCATGTGTCGTGTGATGAGCTTTTTCTTTGGCATATGACCTGTATTTCTTTTATTGTAAGAGGAACAAGCAAGAGCTTTACTGTTCATATATTAATAGAGAAGGATAGAAACAATGCAGACTTTGTGTATTTAGGATTGCCTTTAGTTTGACTAGAGGAAGAAAAAATAGGGTGACTCTAAGGGGTTGTTTGGCaacagggtgttaaaatttaacacccgtcacattggatgtttggatactaattacaaaactaattgcacagatggagtgtaattcgtgagacgaatctattaagcctaattagtccatgatttgacaatgtggtgttacagtaaccattgctaatgatggattaattaggcttaatagattcgtctcgcgaattagcacatggttctgcaattagttttataattagctcaattagcatctgaacatctgatgtgacactgttaaagtttagcaccttatatccaaacaccccctaagtctaAGATTACCGTTTTACTCCTttcgttctaaattgtaggtcgtttagtatatataaaaaattaaaataatctataatttggaacggagggaatatgaAAGAATGCATCGCGTTTTTTGTAAAAGGTAACGCATCGCTTTTTTCAGTTGTTTGCTGCGCGCGCGTGAAGCGCATGcgtccaattttttttcttttccgaTTAAAAATTACTACGCCCGGAATCTGCGAGTGCCGTCCGTGTGGAAAGCCCGAGGATTCGGCCGCGGTGcccgtaaaaaaaaaacaaaaaagattcCGCCGCCGGACCCGCGCATCGGGCACCTGACGGATGACGTCACCACTCACGCACCCCCACCAGCCGGACGAGCCTCTTCCCTTTCCTATATGGCCGGAGCGAGACTAGCAGCCAGACTCGCAGCCCACTCCTCCACCCTGCTCCGGCCCCCGcccccgcacgccgccgccgccgccgccgccgtgcgccgccggctgtgttccccttcctcctcgcaGCGAGGTAAGCTTCCGGCCCCCCACCTTCCCCTTCTTTGTCGGACCTGGTCGCCCCCACCCTATGCTGTAGTCCTGCAGGGGAGCGCCTCCTGAATTTGCAAACCCCCTGGGTGCGATTGCAAGGATAGGATTGCTCGTTTGCGGCGGTGTGGGCTTGGTGCCCGTATGGTgggttctttttcttcttttgggaGGTATACCGACGTATTGCGGATCGAATTGGACGGCCTTGGGATAAGGGATAAGAAATCGACTGGAATGTCTGCAATCAGGAAGTGCCTGTGTTCCAACAACCACTGAATAAACAGCTTGAGCCTGCACATTACTGTTTACAGAGTACAAGGTACAGAGTTCTGTCGTTGCGCTAGTAAGGTTCAGAGATGAGTAGGTTCAGATTAGTTGGGTTGTTGTGCTTGTAACTTACACAGCCAGTAGTCATTAACTTATGCGGATCTTGGAGCAAGTGCCTTTGTTCAGTTAACTATATCTTCATCTGATTTACTGCTTTCTGGGATCTTTTGGCTCTAACATAAATCGGTCCAATTGTCTTTGTAGAAGCATTATTCTATTTCTATTAAATCGATACAAAACAATCGGTTCTTTTTAAAACTTCATTCAATTGATGGATGGATATTTTTGAGATCTTCATGATACTTTTCATTCTCTTGGAGGGAAATTGTGTCTCTGATTTCACAAAATATTTTGAATTTGGTTGCGTTGCTCATCATTGCAGGCCATTATTCGAAAATGGGTGATTCATGTGGGAGCAATAGCCATGGTGCTGTTACACGGGTGCTATTCTGTGGCCCATATTGGCCTGCTTCTACTAATTACACCAGAGAGTACTTGCAGAACTACCCATACATTCAGGTTAGTTTCACATTTTACATGGTAGATGGTACTATGCAAGAAACCTGCAgctgcatgtatcttgtgagtGCTGAAATGAATATGATGTAGCTGATTGTCCattttttagttttattttGTAGTAGTAGGCTTCATATTACCAAACTCTGACATTTTCTGCATATGTGTTTGACTGATGCTGTGGGAGGGTTGCAATTTGGCATATGCATTGCTATATATTGTTTGTTTTCCTCTGCTAGTTACATTACGGCATggtttaagtttttttttgggcCTTTTAATGATGGTTTGACCTTCAGGGCAACCATGAGATGGTATAATGTCCTTGAAAAGAATAGAAAGCAGGGCATGCTATGCTTTTCCCCATGTCAGTAAGAGGAGAAATCTGATCAAATAGTATCATACAAATATCTGATGCTGATGTGTTTCATAATAATGAACCTCCTTTATAAAATGGTACAAAATTTTACataatttccaaacttttgCATCGCAATTATAACAATGTCTTTTTTTATGCCAAGCATTTTACATTATTATTACAATTACTCTTAcagatgcaaatttttgaaaGCTCAGCGGTACTAGAAGTCCTGTAACTTAGGCTGGTCACTGGTTCGTTGTTTACATGTTTATTTGGAATAAGGTGTGTGGTGTCCGCGTTTTTTGATTTTCTATTTGCACCATTTGGATAACATGAAACAAATTTTGAATCCTCATATTCTATTGCAGAAGTTTGACAGTATGTTCTTACCCCCACAGTCTTGAGAAATGAGCATAACTTTTTATGGGAGTCAAATTTTACTATTTCCATGCATTCTGCAGGTTGATGAAGTAGGTCTTGAACAAGTACTTGATGTTATTCAAAACTATCATATATGTGTAGTAAAAAATAAGCGTATAGATTCAGATATCATTGCCAAGGCAACTCAGATGAAGATTATTATGCAGTATGGTGTTGGGTTAGAAGGTGATTAGAACTCTGGTTTATCTTGTCTACTCAATCAATCTACCAACTTTACTAGTCCATCTCATATTAAGTTCACACTTTTCCGCAGGTGTCGATGTAAACGCTGCTACAGAACACAAAATCAAAGTAGCACGGATACCTGGAAGTACGACAGGAAATGCGGTGTCTTGTGCAGAAATGGCAATCTACCTTACTCTTGGTGTTCTGCGTAAGCAAGTATGTGTGTGTCGTATGGCTAGCTGCTTTGTCCATGTGCACGTTGGAAGTACTTTTCTtatgtttcatttttttaaagcTTATCTTTGACGAACGCTAATACTTAATAACACCATTTTCAGTGTCGCATTATAGTTTGTACACTTTTCAAGTTATCGTGATTAGTCCTTGGTAGGTGATGCAAACAAGCATAATTACTCTGCTGCATTAGGTCCTTCATTTAACCTGTAATTAATATTTTTGGTATCCTGGGAGTTTGGATAAAGAAAGTGAATCCAAATGGAACTTTTAGTCGGAAATTTACAAAAATTATATGGTTCCTCCCCTTCTTTTTTCATTTCCAGTTACATAGGTGCCAAAAAATCTGGCACTGACACATTGCCATAACTTGATAAACTATAACTTGGTTAGAATGCATTTTTGGAAAGGCTTTGATGTTGGTTAGAATGCATTTTTAGAGGTTAAAAGGAATGCAATGCTGCAAAAATTTGTTGCACATTGATTACTGTATTGAAATTACTACCTTTTTTCCTGGATATATGGCATCTTCAACTTTTTACAGCATTTGACATAAGGCTTTAATCATTGACTTTTCTAATAATGTATAAGCAAATATACAAAATGCAATACTGAATATAAATCTACCAGTATATTTCCATTTGCAAATCATAATAACTTTAGTTTCTAATAGTAATAGTGTTCAAGCTTTAGAAGTTTGAATGTGTATGCCCTAGTGACATCTATATAGGAACACAGCCACAGGGAGTCGTTTTTGGTTCAGGCGTGTCTTGTACTTATTTTAGTACCCAAAATTCCAGGCCATTGAACTAATCTTTGGTTTATCATGTACCGGTCCAGTTTTTTTTAATCATGTATATGTTGTAGATGATATGTAGTCATACCCTCCTAGCATTCATCAGAAGCTAACTTGTCTAAGTTTCATAAATAGAAGTTGGAGCCTGTCATATGTACTATGAACTAACCATGGTATAACATTGGGCATTTACCATGCAGAAGGAGATGGATACTGCTGTGAATCGGAAAGACCTTGGTGTTCCTGTTGGAGATACATTATTTGGCAAAACAGTATGCTCGTGGTGTATACATTGTTGCTTCTTTGATATACTTTCGAGGGAAAAAAATATCCCATTCATGTAGTTAATCATATTGTGATGTACTGTGTAGGTCCTTATCCTAGGATTTGGAGCCATCGGCATTGAAGTTGCCAAGAGGCTCAAACCCTTTGGAGTAAAAGTTCTTGCCACCAAAAGAAATTGGTCATCAGACACACTGCCATGTGGTAACTCCAAATTATGCCCTGCCTAAATATTTTTCTGTTCTGTTCCACTCACCAAAAACATTCTAGCGCAGATGTTGATGAGATGGTTGGCAAGAAAGGTGGTCCACAAGATATGTATGAATTTGCTGGAGAAGCTGACATTGTCATAACATGCATGGCCTTGAACAACGAAACAGTTAATACTTCTCTTggtgcattttttttctctaaatTTCTTCCAGACAACCTCTACTTGACTTTGTTTAGAATGCCATTATCTTTACAGGTTGGAATTGTGGATCACAAGTTCCTTTCGTCAATGAAAAAGGTAAATGCTCATTTCCAACATACTGAATTACCGATCTCCAAGTTATCAGATTTCTGGGTTCATCATTTGATTGAGCAGGTCTTGTGCTATCTGCTGAGAACATATTTACTAGAAAATCTTTTGTAGAACAGAATATTAAAATAATGTTGGACGTGATTTTTTGTTATAGCCCTTGCGGCTGCTGAAGCAGCTCTGGGTGTCTCAATGGATTTACTTGAATCACCTTTACTTCTATGTAGGGATCATATCTGATCAACATTGCGAGAGGACGCCTCTTGGACTACAATGCAGTGTTCGATCACCTCAAATCAGGTCATTTAGCTGGTTTGGGCATTGATGTTGCTTGGATGGAACCATTTGATCCAGAGGATCCTATTCTGAAATTCCCAAATGTTATTATAACACCACATGTGGCTGGAGTCACTGAATACTCTTACAGAACAATGGCAAAGGTTTGCACTTGTTCTTTGCAAGGCCCATCGTTACTTCTATTGCTCATCTATCTTTCTTGAACATCGAGTAACTGTCAATTACTACAATTAAATAACAGTATGAATTGTACATTTAAATTCCTTGTATTTGTTAGATGTCATGTTTATAGAATCTCCGTAGGCTCAGATGAAAACACTAATGGGGAGAAAATCTTTTTTGCATAATTTAAAGTATCACAAAGCAAGAACCTTTTTCTTGAATAGAAGGTACTGTCATGAAGGTCTTTCATGATATTGTGTGCGCTATCGCACAGGTGTGCAACTGTGCGTGCACTGATTTCCTTGTGGGTTCCAACTTCAGTAACCCTATGGTTTTTGTTTACTTAACAGTTTTGAACTATACATTTGTGTCAATGGAACAACAATTCTTGTCATAAAACTTTTATCATGCAGTAAACATTAAAATTACTGCGCCACTTATTGCATATTGCCTTGTCATGTATAGAGAAAGTACTTCATGTTATAAACACATATCTGCGAGTTTCTGTGGCAGAGCAAAATTCTTATGGTAACTTTTACTCTGCCTCCTGCAGTCTGTTGGTGACACTGCCCTCCAGCTTCACTCAGGGGAGCCATTCACGGGAATAGAATTTGTCAACTAAAGTGCAGGCCATATTAGCTATTGAATTCAGATGAGAATTGCTGTTTCTGTAGGGAAATAATGAATCGGCAACTTTTAGGAACATGCAACAAGATGCTGTCATAAGTATACTATAGGGTGTGTGCATCCCCCGCTAGGTCGGGAGTGTTTTCAAGACTCTGCATCAACTCAATGTAATGCTCTTGAGAATTAATAAAGCTTTCTTTGTTGGGAAAAAATGTTGTCCCGAGTTGCAACAAGTTTGCTACCTAGCTTTGCCTAAACTTTCATGTTAATATTGTGTCACCCAATGCTAGCTGTAGCTGGATCCATTGCTGACATGGTAGGTCGGCTCCCTGGTGGCATGCTGGCAGCAATACTAACTTTTCCAAGGTTATGAACTTATGATATCTGGACAAATAATAAACTAACAAGTCTTTGACAGAGCTAAAATACAGCCGGCTACGTTGGTCTGAAAAGATAAAATTTTCctgtttctttttctaaaaagaaTTTCAGAGCTGCTCCAAAGGAATGGCGCAAGGCCTAAACTCACTTATCATTCTGGTGGCTTGGGATATTTGGAAGCATCGAAACTCTTGTGTATTTGAAGGTTCTCTTCCTAACACCCAGGTGCTCCTTCAGGCTATAACAAATGAAAGCACCCTATGATGCTTGGCTGGAGCTTCTAAACTCAGTGAGTTGCTTGCTAGGTCACTTGCTCCAGCAGCTTAGACTGGGCGCTTCTGAATGTCCTTTTAGGGGTGTTGGTGTTGTGTTGTGTGAGTCTTTTGGTGTGTTTGGTACCTAGTCTGCAGCAACCGTCACCCCCAAAAGGTAATGAAACATCACAGTAATTCATCAGTTTCTGACTCTGTGCGTGCTGCTAACACATACGTTGTGCTGAACCTGAATCCAGCAGCAGGAAGTTCAGAGCCATGGTGGCGCAAGTACACGGAGCAGGCGGCGCCACTGACCGATGACGAGCTGGCGTTCCTGGAGATGAAGTCGTTCTGCAGCTTCACCGACCTGCTCACGGGCAACGTGTCCCTGCACAAGCTGGTCGCTGGCCACTCGTCGTCGGTTCCCGCCGCGTCTCCTGGGAGCAGAAGCGCCGCTGCCGCAGCGCCACCGGCCGGCGGGTGGCGTTCTTGCGGCGAGGCGAGTGCGATGGCCCTCCAGCCCACCTTCGCGCACGGCAGCGGCAGTAATCTTCTCCATGGCATGAAGTGATGCAGATGCCTAGCTGTTCCGGAGCTCAAAAGATCGTGCACACAATCTAGTGTACTTGTTTGCACCTGGCGATTCCGTAGGCTGTGGGGAGATTGCATccctgtgaatctgtgattgGTTGGAGTTGATGATTCCATCGAACGATTCGACATGTTGCCCACTGTACTAGAGTGGATTGGACCCTGAAATTGTGGGGCAGGAAGCAGGTGGCCGCCCTCCCTGGTCAGCCACCGGTTGCTGGCGGAGAGGGGGGCCGCGGCCATGGTGATCTGGGGTCGCAGCGACGGTGTCTCGGCCACGGATCGCGCagtgccggaggcggcggggagtccccgccgccggcgctggatTCGTTCGGCTGACAGATGGGCAGAACACAAAACCCCTAGTTTACATAATATTTTACATAAAATCttctaatttggatcgcgacgaTTAATTGCAATACGATTATTTTCAAAAAGAACCCTGAAAAATTACAAATAAGGCCTCCGTCTTCTGATGGCAGCTCATccggcttctcctcccctcccccgaccattcgccgccgccgatggccgCCACATGTCCCACCCAGTTTGAGCGCAATGTCCAATCCAATATCAAACCCTACTTTACTTTTCCAACCTAGAGGATTCGCCGGCTCCAATGTACGAGGCGTCGCCGATCCGCCGGCCTCCTTCGGTCGAGGTGGGGTCCCTCCGGTTGCATCGTGCTTCCGGTGAGCTACGGCGGCCGGTTATGGTGCGGCTTCCTGCTCACCAAGACTTACTTATTCatgagtttttcaaaaaagattTGTGTTCGTGCGTCAACATGTTTGTTTCGTTTCCTTGTACCACCACACAAATTTGCCTCTGACGTGTTGCTTCAGTATTATAGTATGTTGTTCGAGTTAATAATGGATAGGCGTAGCATTGTTATTCATGT encodes the following:
- the LOC101770686 gene encoding uncharacterized protein LOC101770686 isoform X1; this translates as MAGARLAARLAAHSSTLLRPPPPHAAAAAAAVRRRLCSPSSSQRGHYSKMGDSCGSNSHGAVTRVLFCGPYWPASTNYTREYLQNYPYIQVDEVGLEQVLDVIQNYHICVVKNKRIDSDIIAKATQMKIIMQYGVGLEGVDVNAATEHKIKVARIPGSTTGNAVSCAEMAIYLTLGVLRKQKEMDTAVNRKDLGVPVGDTLFGKTVLILGFGAIGIEVAKRLKPFGVKVLATKRNWSSDTLPCDVDEMVGKKGGPQDMYEFAGEADIVITCMALNNETVGIVDHKFLSSMKKGSYLINIARGRLLDYNAVFDHLKSGHLAGLGIDVAWMEPFDPEDPILKFPNVIITPHVAGVTEYSYRTMAKSVGDTALQLHSGEPFTGIEFVN
- the LOC101770686 gene encoding uncharacterized protein LOC101770686 isoform X2, with protein sequence MGDSCGSNSHGAVTRVLFCGPYWPASTNYTREYLQNYPYIQVDEVGLEQVLDVIQNYHICVVKNKRIDSDIIAKATQMKIIMQYGVGLEGVDVNAATEHKIKVARIPGSTTGNAVSCAEMAIYLTLGVLRKQKEMDTAVNRKDLGVPVGDTLFGKTVLILGFGAIGIEVAKRLKPFGVKVLATKRNWSSDTLPCDVDEMVGKKGGPQDMYEFAGEADIVITCMALNNETVGIVDHKFLSSMKKGSYLINIARGRLLDYNAVFDHLKSGHLAGLGIDVAWMEPFDPEDPILKFPNVIITPHVAGVTEYSYRTMAKSVGDTALQLHSGEPFTGIEFVN